TCCACCTGTAGGAAAATCAGGTCCCTTTATATATTTCATGAGATCTTTGGTAGTAAGAGTATCATCCTGCATAAATGCAATCTCAGCATCAATAACCTCCGCAAGGTTGTGTGGAGGTGTACTGGTTGCCATACCTACTGCAATTCCCTCTGATCCGTTTATAAGAAAATTAGGAATCTTAACAGGAAGAACTGATGGTTCTCTTTCAGTCTCATCAAAGTTCGGAACAAAATCTACTACATTTTTATCAAGATCCTCCAGGAAATTCTCCTGAGTTATCTTGGAAAGTCTGGCCTCAGTATATCGCATGGCAGCGTGTGAATCGCCTTCGATGTTACCAAAGTTACCATGTCCGTCTACCAGTGGCAGGATTTTCTTGAAATCCTGAGTCATAACAACAAGACAATCATAAATTGAGCTGTCACCATGAGGGTGATATTTACCCATGGTATCGCCGACGATTCTGGCACTCTTTCTATATGGTCTGTCATAACGAAGTCCCAGCTCATACATATCGTATAAGGTTCTACGCTGAACAGGCTTAAGTCCATCTCTTACATCAGGCAGAGCACGAGCTACAATAACGCTCATGGCATAGTCTATGAAAGACTTCTGCATAATGTCAGAGTATTCGGTTTTAATAATTCTATCTTCCATTTACTTTCCCCATAAATAAATATGTGCAGTCTTTAAAGTCATATAACGCTTACCTGAGGAAAGCTGTATATGACTTAAAAGAACTTATATATCAAGCTCAGCATCTGTTGCATGCTGATGGATAAACTCTCTTCTCGGAGGTACATCTACTCCCATGAGAAGTTCTGTTATCTGTGAAGCCATCTTGGCATCTTCAATCTCAACTGCCTTGAGCATTCTTCGTTCAGGATCAAGAGTGGTCTCCCAAAGCTGCTGAGCATCCATTTCACCAAGACCTTTATATCTCTGAAGAGTAAAGTTGCCCTTATGAGTAGCTCTATACTTGGCAAGTGCAGAATCATCATACAGATATTCTTCTTTGCCTCTTGCAGGCATTGCCTTATAAAGAGGAGGCATAGCAACATACACATGCCCCTGATAGATCAGCTCAGGCATAAATCTATAGAACAGAGTCAGCAACAGAGTGGAAATATGCTCACCATCTACGTCGGCATCTGCCATGATTATGATTTTGTCATAGCGCAATTTATTGATATCAAAATCGTTACCATAGCCTTCGGAAAAACCGCATCCAAAAGCATTGATCATAGTCTTGATCTCTGCATTGGCAAGAACTTTATCAATACTGGCCTTCTCAACGTTGAGAATCTTACCTCTGATTGGAAGGATTGCCTGATAGTTTCTGTCTCTTGCCATCTTGGCACTACCACCGGCAGAATCACCCTCTACTATGAATATTTCACACTTAGAAGCATCTTTACTGATACAGTTTGCGAGCTTACCATTTGAATCAAAAGAATACTTCTGTTTGGTAAGCATGTTAGTTTTGGCTTTTTCTTCTGTTTTCCTTATTTTGGCAGCTTTTTCTGCACATCCGATTATAGCCTTAAGAGTTTCCAGATTTCTGTCAAAGAATCTGGTCATCTCATCGTTAGTAATCTTAGACACAACCTTGGCAGCATCCTGATTATCAAGCTTGGTCTTGGTCTGACCTTCAAATCTTGGATCAGGATGTTTGATAGAAATAACAGCTGTCATACCATTTCTTACATCTGTACCTGTGAAGTTATTATCTTTATCCTTGAGGATATTGAGTTCTCTGGCATACTGATTGATTATGTTGGTGAACATAGTCTTAAAGCCGGTAAGATGTGTTCCTCCCTCGGCATTATAAATGTTATTACAAAAGCCAAGCACTTCTTCATGGAACTCATTGACATACTGGAAAGCAACTTCTACCTCTACGCCTTCGCTCTCGCCGCTAAAAGAAACAACGTCGTGTACAGCTTCCTTGGATTTATTCATATCCTTGATAAATCCTGTAATTCCATCAGGCTCATGGAATTCAATATATTCTTCAACTCCCGGTCTCTTATCCTGAAAAATAATTGTAAGAGAAGGATTTAGATAAGCTGTTTCGTGAAGCCTTGACTTAATGTCATCTTCCTTAAATCTTGTTTTCTCAAAGATCGTATCATCCGGTAAAAAATTAATAGTAGTACCGGTTTCTCTTGTGCTGCCAACCGGAGTTAAAAGTCCATTTACAAGCTTGGTTGTAGGTATTCCTCTCTCGTAGGAATCCTCGTATATAAACCCATCTTTTTTGATGCGGACATTCATCCTGGTTGAAAGCGCATTAACAACTGATGAACCAACACCATGCAATCCACCACTTGTTTTATAAGCATTATTATCAAATTTACCACCGGCATGAAGCATAGTCAGAACAACACGCTCAGCTGTAATACCCTTAGCGTGCATGCCTACAGGAATACCTCTACCGTTATCTTCTACAGTTGCTGAACCATCAGCTTCAAGAGTCACATGGATTTGTGTGCAGAAACCTGCAAGATGCTCATCCACTGCATTATCAACTATCTCATAAACCAGATGGTTGAGACCACGAGTGGTAACACTTCCAATGTACATACCAGGACGCTTTCTTACTGCCTCGAGCCCTTCTAGTACGGTAATACTGGAAGCATCATATTGTTCAAATGAAGCCATGTTAAAAACCCCTTTTTCAAAACTTTTTACATACAAATTATCAGTTCATCAGAAATGAACTTTTTTAGTAACTGTAACAGCCAGAGCGCCTGGCCCGATGTGACATGCTACAGAAAGAGAAAGCGGATCCATGTGTATTTCTACACCGGGGAAAGCTTCCTCAAGCTCTTTTTTCCAGGCATTAGCTGAATCAAGATCCTTGGTATAAGCACAAGCTAGCCAGAAGTCTTTATTATCCCAGCCGCCAAATCTGTTCTCTATATCTGTCTTAATAGCATTTATCATAATGTTCTTGCCCTGAGAGCTTGTTCTGGCCTTGGCAAAAGCATCAAGCTTCTCACCCTGAATTTGAAGAACAGGCTTGAGCCTTAAAAGAGTACCAAGCGCTGCTGCAGCAGGAGTTATTCTGCCGCCTTTTTTGAGGTAGTACAGAGTATCTAGCATAATATAAATACTGGATTCAAATTTATTATCCATTAGTTTCTGAACGATTTCTTCAGCTGACAATCCTGCCTCAGCCATAGCCTTGGCATCAAGAGCAGACTGTCTCTGAGTAACAGAGATACGCTGATTATCTACTACAAAAACTTTTCCTTCATATTCTTCATTAGCAATCATCATTGCACTCTGACAAGAACCGGATAATCCGCTGCTCATTGGGATATAGATAATCTGGTCATATTCTTCAAGCACCTTATCCCAAAGTGTCATAAGCGAATCAGGTGAAGGCTGGCTTGTAGAAACGCCTGCATCCTCAGCCAATTTGTCATAAAACTGCTCCTGAGATAAATTAATATCTTCAAAAAAATCCTCGTTATTGATTGTAAAAGGCATAGGAACTACAAAAATACCCAGTTCCTGTCCTTGAGACTGCGTGATACCACTATTACTGTCAGTTACTACTGCTATCTTAGACATGTTATCCCCTGTCCCGGCAAATTGCCGATACTACTCCTATTTTCATAATCAACTAAAAATATCTTACTTTTATAAAGTTGCAAAGTCAACCAAATTTGCAGATTTTGTGGCTATTTTATCTCTAAGTACACTATATTGTGTAGATAATAGTTCGGGATCTTCTGATAGAATTCTATCAGCATCCATTGCTGATTCTTTTACCAGGTCAGAATCATGATAAATATCGCCAAGTCTGAAATTAAGGTCTCCACTTTGTCTGACGCCAAACAGATCCCCCGGCCCTCGCTGCCTCAAATCCTCCTCTGCAATCTTGAATCCGTCATTTGTCTTATTCATAATATCAAGACGCTTTTTGGCATCATCACTTTCTGAAGTATTCAAAAAGATACAATATGACTGATATTTACCTCTGCCTACTCTTCCTCTTAGCTGGTGAAGCTGTGAAAGGCCAAACCTTTCAGCATTTTCAATCATCATCACTGTTGCATTTGGAACATTTATTCCAACTTCAATTACAGTAGTTGAAACAAGAACATCTATATCTTTTCTGGCAAAAGCCTCCATGATTTCATCCTTCTGTGCAGGTTTCATCTTGCCATGAAGCATAGCAACACTAATATCAGGTGGAAGATTCTGCCTAAGAGTCTCTGTATAGTCAACAACATTTGTAACGCCATCCATTTCGCCTTCTTCTATCATCGGACAGATTACATAGGCTTGTCTTCCCGCTTCAACCTGATCCTTAATAAACTTGTAGGCAGTAGGCCTGTATTCGGTTCCAACAACACAATTCTTGATAGGCAGCCTTCCACCAGGAAGTTCATTTATCACAGAAATGTGAAGATCACCGTACAAAATGATAGCAAGAGTCCTTGGAATCGGTGTTGCACTCATTGCAAGCACGTGTGTATTTAGTCCTTTACCTGCAAGTGCTTCTCTTTGTCTGACTCCAAATCTGTGTTGCTCATCTGTTACGACAAGTGCCAGATTTTTATAGCTCACTTTTTCCTGTATAAGCGCATTTGTTCCTATTATGCAATTTGCTTCGCCTTCACTTATAAGCCTTTGAGCTTCCTTTTTGTCTTTGGCAGAAAGAGCTCCTGTTAAAAGAATTGGCTTCAAATGCTGTATGTTATATTTGTCTATAAGTTCCTTGAAATTCTCAAAATGTTGCGCTGCCAGTACTTCTGTAGGAGCCATAAGAGCCCCCTGGTACCCGTTAGCAGCAGTTGTTAAAAGAGCCAGCATGGCAATAACCGTTTTGCCGGATCCAACATCCCCCTGGATAAGCCTGTTCATAACAGAAGGCCCCTGCAGATCATTTTGAATATCTTTCCAAGCAAGGGACTGAGCATTTGTAAGTTTATATGGCAAAACCTCTAACAGCCTTTTTGTCTCAGATACTTCAACCATCGGAAAAGAATTGGATATTTCTTCCTGCGTCATCTTAAGGAGGCGTAGTTTAAGAACAAATAAAAGAAACTCATCATAAGCAAGTCTTCTTCTGGCTTCTTCAAGCTTTTTATCATTTTCCGGAAAATGAATACTCCTTGCAGCTTCTGAATAACCTATAAGAGACAGTCTATCAAGTATTGTTTGAGGCACAAATTCCTCAAGCTTACCAATATTTAAAAAAGCCTGTTCAACTGCTTTGATCACTATATTATTAGTAAGACCTTTTACTAGCGGATATCTTGGCATAAGTCTGCCTACAAGAGAAGCATATTCTTCCTGAGAATACATCTTGGGCTGATCCATGGTATAAAAAGATCCTTTTTTCTGGACCATTCCTCTAAAAATATGAGTAGTACCGCTTTTTAGAGAAGATGCAAGATAAGGAGCATTAAAATACGTCATCTTAATTTTGCCAGTCTGGTCTGCAGCTTCAAAAGCTATGATTGACAGGTTTCTGACTCTTCGTTTAATAATGCTTCCGATTATTGTAAGCTTAACAGAATTGATCTGGCCAGGTCTTACATCTGATGCTCTTACAGGTATCTCATAACCGTCATAGCACCTTGGATAATAAGATAAAAGATCTCCAACTGTCCTGACACCACATTTTTCAAATAACTTGGCGGTTTTCTCTCCGATACCTTTTAAGTTTATGACATTTTCGTCCAGTTCTCTGCTTCCCAAAATAAGTACTCCTAAAAATATGTCGTTTGTATAATAAGTCTTAAAAAGAAAAAATCGGGCCTAAAACTAGACCCGACTTTATTATCGCATATTTTATTCAGCTGAAACAATATAATAATAAATTGGCTGACCACCAAACTGAAGCTCTACGTCACACTGAGGGAACTTCTCGCTTACTCTGTTCCTAAGCTCGTCAGCATCCTTCTCATCAACATCGCTTCCGTAATAAATGCTGATAAGCTCAAGATCATCATTCATCATCTTACCAAGCATATCAAAGGTTACGTCAGCAATTTCTCCGCCAACAGCAAGGATTCCAGCATCACCGATTCCCATGTAATCACCCTGCTTGATCTCTACATCATCAATCTTGGTGTCTCTGACAGCATATGTTACTTCACCGGTATTAACAGTCGAAAGTGACTCTGTCATAGATGCTACTACTTCCTCAACAGGAGTTTCAGGAACATAATTGATAATTGCTGTAATTCCCTGAGGAACAGTCTTGGAAGGTACTACTACAATCTTCTTGCCATCTGTGTTGTCCTCAGACATAATAGCTGCCTGATTAGCTGCAAGGATTATGTTCTTATTATTAGGAAGAACAATAACTGTATCGGCATTAACCTTATCTACTGCATCAAGGATATCTGCAGTACTAGGGTTCATAGTCTGGCCACCTTCAATTACATAATCTACTCCAAGACCTCTAAAGATCTCTGCAAGACCTGAACCTGCACATACAGTTACAAATCCAATCTCTTTGCGAGGTTCTGCAGGAGCAGCTTTCTTGCCAGCTAAATCAACTGTTTTTCCAAGAGGAATATCGTCGTCCTTGGAATATGTAGGTGTAAGTTCTGCAGCGCCATTGATCTCTGTTTTGATCTCTGCCCATGAACCATCATTATTCTCATGGAAGAGCTTCTCTCTATGTTCCATTCTCATGTTGTCAATCTTCATATTGGAAAGCTGGCCATACATAAGCGCTCTCTGAATAGCAAGACCAGGGTCATTAGAATGAACATGAACCTTACAGATTTCATCATCTGCTACTAAAACAATACTATCACCAATGGATTCAAGGAATCCCTTGAAATCGATTTCCTGTTTAACATTAAGTGGCTTATTGAGAAGAACAATAAACTCTGTGCAATAGCCGAACTTGATATCTTCCTCTTTGGCTTCTGCCTTAGTTCTTGCACCTGGTGTTACTTGTTCCTCAGAAATAGAAAGATCTATCTCTTTGCCAAGGAAGCCATCAAGTGCTCCCTTGAGAACCTGCATAAGTCCCTGGCCGCCTGAGTCAACAACTCCAGCCTGTTTAAGCACAGGAAGCATATCAGGAGTCTTGGAAAGAACCTCATCTGCATACTTAATAACTTCTGATGCAAACTTCTCTATATCCTGAACACCTTCAGAAGAAAGCTCACGCGCCTTCTCAGCTGCGCCCTTAGCTACTGTAAGAATTGTTCCTTCCTTGGGTTTCATAACAGCCTTGTATGCAGTCTCTACTGCCTTATCAAAGGCATCAGCAAGGATTTTGACATCAACTTCGTCATGAGCCTTGACAACCTTGGTAAATCCACGGAGAAGCTGAGACAAGATAACTCCGGAGTTACCTCTTGCTCCTCTAAGTGAGCCGGAAGAAATAGCTTTACAAATTGCCTCCATATTGGCAGCATCACCAAGATTACTAACTTCCTTGGCTGCAGACATTATGGTCATTGTCATATTTGTACCGGTATCTCCATCAGGAACAGGGAATACATTAAGTTCATTGATCCATTCCTTTTTAGCCTCAAGGTTCTTGGCACCGGTCAAAAACATTTTTGACAGCATCTTAGCGTCAATAGCATTGTTACTCAAAATAAAAATCCTCCTAGAACTTGCAATCGAATTAGTCTATTACACGGACGCCTTCAATGTAGATGTTGATCTTCTCGATTTCAAGCCCCGTAAATTCCTCTACTTTATATTTAACTGTACTGATAAGATTTTCTGATACAGCAGAAATACTAACTCCATAAGCTACTATAACATGGAAGTCAAGCTTAAGCTTATTACTCTCGTCAAGAGTAACATTTATACCTCTTGTCATAGAATCAAGCTTGAGCAGGCTGACAAGTCCATCCTTGACATTAACATTAGCCATTCCAACGATGCCAAAGCACTCCATGGCAACAGCGCCTGCGTACTGGGCAATAACTTCATTATCAATAGAAATATTTCCCATATGCGTATTCACTATAGAAGCCTTCATATAATTCCTCCTTAATAATGCCATTTTTTCGCATACATATAGTATTATAATAGCAGTTTTATAAAAAAACCACCATATTTTTTGAAATATTTGCTTGCAATTATATTTACTTTCTGCTAATATATCAATGTTGCGGATACAGCGCACGTATTAGATTTAAACATTACATGGCTTATAAGGAGGTGTCAAAATGGCTAAATGTGATATTTGTGGCAAGGGCGTTCATTTCGGAAACAACGTAAGCCATTCTCATAGAAGATCTAATAGAGTTTGGAAGTCAAACGTTCAGCACGTTGCTTGTAAGGTTAATGGCTCTACTAAGAGAATGCACGTTTGTTCAAGCTGCCTTAGATCAAACAAAGTAGAAAGAGCTTGAGTTTAAACTGAAGTCAAAAATTACCACCTGAGTAATCAGGTGGTTTTTTGTTGTTCAACAAGAATTTGTTCCGCATTTACTAATCATACTGTAAATGCAAACAGCGCGAGTTTAGATATGATCAGTTCTCTCACAATAATTCCAAGTCTTATCTTCTCTTCCGGAGAAATCTTGGATAATTGTTCAATGGTATAAACCTTTTCTTTAAATCCCCTGCTATGATCCTCCGGCTTTTTATACTGAGATACGCGAATTCTGGCTTTTAGCTGCTTATATATCCTGTAATCATATTTTTGAGTATCCAGATAGAATAAGTGGCTCTCAAGCGTAGTATCATAATCAACATCATCTTTTATGTACTTGGTTATGATTGTTTTGAATTTGAAAGGGACCATTTCATTATTTAAGAGCTCGTTATAATTATAGCAAGCTCCAAAATAATACCTTTCTATATCCTGCATGTAATACTTAAAATCGTCTTCATTAACTATATTATTCATTCTGTGTTTTCTTTTTTTCGCCACTTTCAAGATCTTCAATGTTGTCACCGCTAAATTTGATGGCACTTCTGATTTTGTCTTCGTCCCATCCGGTTTCATCCATTAGTTCCTTGACAGTAACCTTTCTCCTAAGATCCTGCGCCAGTTCACTTGCCTTGTCAGCAACTTCCTGAACAAGCTTAAGCACTTTCTGTTCTCCTGCATCTTCTGCAAGATTGCTCTCAATAACTGCTTCCATCGCATCAAGCATCAGCTTGTACAAAAAACCTTCAACTTCCTCGGGTTCTCCAACAGCATCGAGCATAGTCACGCCTTTAGTAAGAGCAAAATTTCCCTCTCCTATTAAGTCTTCAAGATATACTCCCTGTTCTGTGTACATTCTGGCTACATCAACAACAAGAGGCAAAAAACATTCGATCAACTTACTCTGAGCCTCTTTATCACCGGATATTGCAGACATCTCTATAGCTCTTTTCTCTCCATCAGTATATTCAGGAAGTTCTTTGAGGCTTTCCAAATAATCATTAAGATAATTGGTCTCTTCATCCGTTAATTCTTCATCAGTAAAAACAGCTTCTTCATCAAGGCCAATCTTGTGTTCCTTCAAATAATCAAACACCATTTCAAACTGCTTATCATCAAGGTCAAGCTCTGAAAAAGCAGATCTGACTTCTTCACTGGTGATCATATTCTTGTTTTCTCTGGCAGTTCTTGTAACAAGTTTGAGTATTTCCGCAAACTCTTTTTCTTTATTGTCTATATTTCCCATGATACTCCTTTATTTAACATGCTGATGCGTAAAAAGGTGATCCTGACAGTACTCGTAGTTGCCATTACACTTAGAACAGAATCTGAACTCAAGATTCGGATTAGTCTCCTCTGTCCTGCCACATACAGCACATTTATGTCTTGTAACTCCTTTTGGAGTCATCCTTGCATTCCTTTGAAAATCAGCTCTTCTCTTTACTTCCTTGGGTTTAAATCTTGTCAACTTACCAAGCTGTAAATAGAAAAGAAGTAAATTAAGAAGCTGTGATCCAATAGCAAAGAAAATACCAAAATTAGCAATTCTAAGACCTGAGATTCCTTCCCAGACAAGCAGAACACCATATGCAATACCCATGTACTTAACCTTGATAGGTATTATAAACATTAGTAAAACCTGCACATCAGGATAAAGAATCGCAAAGGCAAGAAATACTACCTGCTGGATATAATAAACATTAAAATAGGATGAGGTGACAGCCATAATACGCGCAACCTCATCAGGCGCGATAACATAATAAATACCATAAGCAAGAAAAGCACCTATGATCATCAATATAAATCCGCTAAAAATGAACAGATTATATCTAAATGTCCCTATGGTACGTTCCATATTGGAACCGACAAAGTAGTAGAAAATAAGTGTGATTATAACCAAAAAACTAACAGCTGTCGGTGGAATAATAAGCCATGAAAAAAGTCTCCACACCTGTCCATGAAGAATCCTCTCAGGATTAAGCGAAAGATAATATGTAAGATTCATACTTGAGGGAGCAAATCCAACAAGTACATAACCAATTGCATAAAGAGCAACAATATACATGGAAAGATTTGGAATAGCGTACTTTCCAAATCTTCTCTCAAGGTCATTTATTAACTTATTCATCAGATTGATACCTCGTTAAGATTTCTGAAGACATCAGCTGTTACAGCAACAATTGGAATGCTGGCCTTATCTGATTCATCAAGATTGCGGATCTGTCTGCACACTTCATAGCCTTCAGTATTAGGTGCCTGAATATCAATCAAAACGCAATCAAAATATCCGGCCGGAGCTGCATTTATTATATCAACAGCCTCCGTTCCATCGGTTGCTATCTGAACTTCGAAACCTACTCTCTTCATTATTTTGGCAGCAGAAACCTGGATATCTTTGAGCCTGTCAACAATCAAGACTCTGCTACCCTTAAAATTATACCTGTTAATTGTGTCATTTATGTTTTTATCTGATGAATTTTTAAGGTCATTAATAAACTGTCTGAAATTTACATTCTGGTTATGCCCCAAAAATCGTCCATTTTCAACATTACTAAGATCGTTTATATCATCAATCAGCCACAGTAAATGCTCGCAGGATTTATTTACTCTTCCAAGAAAAGCAACTGCATTTTCTTCTTCAACATGCTGATATGCCATATTTACATTTGAAACAATTCCCTCAACTGAATTATGCATATCCTCAGATAGTTTAGTCAGGAAATGTGTTTTGGAATTATTAGCATCTTCCATAACGCTTCTTGCAGCCTCTTTTTCTCTGATTGTCAAAGCTGCTCTGTTTTTATCTCTTAGGAACAGGATCAGTAACAGTATTACAATAATAGTGGCCATAATAGTGATAATCCATAGATTATCAACAATTCCGTCTATTACCGAGTAATGATATAGTTTGACCGAATATTGGTATGCAAGGTTAGTCGCAAAATCCTGGCCCACAATATCAATGCCACGATTAAACAGCTTTAGAAGCCCCTCATTACCTATTCGCACACCAAAGCACCTGTTATCACTGTAACTGAGCTGCCTGAAAGACAGATTTCTGTATGCTCTGTTTTTGAGTATATCATTTGTCCTAAGACCGTTAAGTGTAGTACATTTAGCATTTCCGGTTGCAACAGCGTTAAGACACGCTTCAGTTGAAGGGTAAAAAGACACTGTAGCATCAGGATAGTGAAGCTTAATGTAGTAATACTGCATTCTGTTGTTCTCATTGACAGCAAAATCTGTATTAGAAGAACTAACATATTTACCACTATATATAAGGTTTGTAATCGAAGACGACACAGGATTGGACAAATTCAATCCATCTTCCTCTGAATAAAAGAGCCCGCCACCAACAGGAAATGCAACATCAATGTTATTGTCAGTTAGCGCCAGAGTCATATCGTCATAACTATCAAATCCTATATATGAGACATTAAGACTGTTTATCCCCAAAGTATTGAGAATTTCAGGAACTATATCAGTTACTATACCTTCAACATTTCCATCTTTATTTGTATTGCTGTATGGAAGATAATTATTAAGATACCCTATTCTGAGTTCATGGTTATTACGGAGCCATTCTTTCTCTCTTTGTGTAAACGCCCTGCTTGATAAGCTCATGGCAAAATACTTCTCTCTGAGAAGGCTCACATAATTAGGGTCTTCAATATAGAGCTGTTCCTGTGCATCGTTAAGTTCACTTAATAAATCCGGCCTGTCTTTGTTTACACACAGATAGTAATCTGAAGATCCAAAAGCTGTAAGAATTTCAGCATGATTTCTTCCATAGGTACCATCTGTTTCAGCAGCCATCAGGTCTATTTCTTTTTTATCAAAAGCTGAAAACAAAGCTTCATAGTCATTAAATACAATAACATTAGCTTCTACGTGATTGGTGCTAAGGTACTCACGAAGGGCGTCAAGAATAGCACTATCAAGAACACCAATTTTTTTACCATTTAGAGTTGTCATCATGGTAGTAATATTATTGTCAGACTCATGCTTAACAAGACTGTAATTCTCAGCTCCCATTGGTCTGTCAGGATAAAGGATCAATCCCTGTCGATCATCGGTATAAGCTAGTCCCGCTACAACATCAACTTCACCTTTTAAGAGCATGTCGTAAACTTCAACAAAACTTCCGTAGACATAATCATACTCCCATCCAGTATACTCAGTGAGCTTACGATAATACTCATATGCATAGCCATTCTTGACGGCGTTTTCCGAAGCGCCATCTTCAAATACTTCGTTTTCATAATAACCTACTCGAACTTTTTCAGGTTCTGATGCAGTATTTGCATAAACTGTTTGTGAGGAAAAAATCAGACCAGAAATTATAGATATAAATATGAACAGAAATAAAAACCTTGTTTTCCTAATCATAAAAGAACCACCCCATAAAACATATATACCTATATGATAGCATAAAAGCACATTATCTTGTGTAAAATTTTATTTCAATTCATAATAGAATTAAATTTTGCACAATATATTTTCGATTGATTTTTGTGCACCTCTGCATTATAATCATATAGATTGTCTTTTACAACATTAATTTAGAAGAAAGGCAGTCAAAATGTTATTCATGAGGTGATTTTCAATAATGATTTCCAAAGATTACACACTTGGTATTGATATTGGTTCCACTACGGTCAAGATTGCACTTCTGGACTCTGAGCATAATATTGTTTTTTCAGATTACAAGAGACATTTTGCCAATATACAGGAAACTCTTTCCGACTTATTACAGGAAGCAGTCAAGGTTAGCGGCAATGTCACTCTTCATCCTGTTATAACAGGTTCAGGCGGTCTGACTCTTGCCAAGCATCTGGAAGTTCCTTTTGTTCAGGAAGTAATCGCTGTATCTACTTCCCTCAAAGAACTTGCTCCCAAAACTGATGTTGCCATTGAGCTTGGCGGTGAAGATGCCAAGATCATTTATTTTGAAGGTGGCAACGTGGAACAGCGTATGAATGGTATCTGTGCCGGAGGTACCGGTTCATTTATCGATCAGATGGCTGCTCTTTTACAGACAGATGCATCAGGTCTTAATGAATATGCCAGAAATTATAATTCACTATACACAATAGCTGCCAGGTGCGGTGTATTTGCCAAATCTGATATACAGCCTCTTA
The sequence above is a segment of the Butyrivibrio proteoclasticus B316 genome. Coding sequences within it:
- a CDS encoding DNA-directed RNA polymerase sigma-70 factor, which translates into the protein MGNIDNKEKEFAEILKLVTRTARENKNMITSEEVRSAFSELDLDDKQFEMVFDYLKEHKIGLDEEAVFTDEELTDEETNYLNDYLESLKELPEYTDGEKRAIEMSAISGDKEAQSKLIECFLPLVVDVARMYTEQGVYLEDLIGEGNFALTKGVTMLDAVGEPEEVEGFLYKLMLDAMEAVIESNLAEDAGEQKVLKLVQEVADKASELAQDLRRKVTVKELMDETGWDEDKIRSAIKFSGDNIEDLESGEKKKTQNE
- the rpmB gene encoding 50S ribosomal protein L28, yielding MAKCDICGKGVHFGNNVSHSHRRSNRVWKSNVQHVACKVNGSTKRMHVCSSCLRSNKVERA
- a CDS encoding transporter substrate-binding domain-containing protein codes for the protein MIRKTRFLFLFIFISIISGLIFSSQTVYANTASEPEKVRVGYYENEVFEDGASENAVKNGYAYEYYRKLTEYTGWEYDYVYGSFVEVYDMLLKGEVDVVAGLAYTDDRQGLILYPDRPMGAENYSLVKHESDNNITTMMTTLNGKKIGVLDSAILDALREYLSTNHVEANVIVFNDYEALFSAFDKKEIDLMAAETDGTYGRNHAEILTAFGSSDYYLCVNKDRPDLLSELNDAQEQLYIEDPNYVSLLREKYFAMSLSSRAFTQREKEWLRNNHELRIGYLNNYLPYSNTNKDGNVEGIVTDIVPEILNTLGINSLNVSYIGFDSYDDMTLALTDNNIDVAFPVGGGLFYSEEDGLNLSNPVSSSITNLIYSGKYVSSSNTDFAVNENNRMQYYYIKLHYPDATVSFYPSTEACLNAVATGNAKCTTLNGLRTNDILKNRAYRNLSFRQLSYSDNRCFGVRIGNEGLLKLFNRGIDIVGQDFATNLAYQYSVKLYHYSVIDGIVDNLWIITIMATIIVILLLILFLRDKNRAALTIREKEAARSVMEDANNSKTHFLTKLSEDMHNSVEGIVSNVNMAYQHVEEENAVAFLGRVNKSCEHLLWLIDDINDLSNVENGRFLGHNQNVNFRQFINDLKNSSDKNINDTINRYNFKGSRVLIVDRLKDIQVSAAKIMKRVGFEVQIATDGTEAVDIINAAPAGYFDCVLIDIQAPNTEGYEVCRQIRNLDESDKASIPIVAVTADVFRNLNEVSI
- a CDS encoding Asp23/Gls24 family envelope stress response protein; translation: MKASIVNTHMGNISIDNEVIAQYAGAVAMECFGIVGMANVNVKDGLVSLLKLDSMTRGINVTLDESNKLKLDFHVIVAYGVSISAVSENLISTVKYKVEEFTGLEIEKINIYIEGVRVID